From Pseudomonas sp. CCI4.2, one genomic window encodes:
- a CDS encoding ABC transporter substrate-binding protein, with translation MTSIKHLLGSTVLALGILSQPVLAAEKTAPIHFGDITWESGSLITEILRTIVETGYGYPTDTLPGSTVSLEAALAKDDVQVIGEEWAGRSPAWIKAQSEGKVFGLGDTVKGATEGWWVPEYVIKGDPERGIKAVAPDLKSVADLPKYKDVFRDPESPKQGRFLNSPTGWTSEIVNTQKLKAYGLTDSYVNFRTGSGAALDAEVSSSIRRGKPVLFYYWSPTPLLGRFKLVKLEEPPFDAEAWKTLSDANNPNPKGSRSLDAHLAIGVSAPFHAKYPDLVAFFEKVDLPIDLLNKTLGQMSEKRLEPHAVAQSFLRDHPEVWTAWVPADVATKVKSSL, from the coding sequence ATGACTTCGATAAAGCACCTACTGGGCAGCACGGTATTGGCGTTGGGAATCCTTTCGCAACCAGTGCTCGCCGCTGAAAAAACCGCCCCTATTCACTTCGGTGACATCACCTGGGAAAGCGGCAGCCTGATCACTGAAATTCTGCGCACCATCGTCGAGACGGGTTACGGCTATCCCACCGACACCTTGCCGGGCAGCACGGTCAGCCTTGAAGCGGCGTTGGCCAAGGATGACGTTCAGGTCATCGGGGAAGAATGGGCCGGGCGCAGTCCGGCGTGGATCAAGGCGCAATCCGAAGGGAAGGTCTTTGGCCTCGGCGATACCGTCAAAGGCGCAACGGAAGGCTGGTGGGTGCCGGAGTACGTGATCAAGGGCGACCCTGAACGCGGGATCAAAGCGGTCGCGCCTGACCTGAAATCCGTGGCCGACCTGCCGAAGTACAAGGACGTCTTCCGCGACCCGGAATCACCCAAGCAAGGCCGTTTTCTCAACAGCCCCACCGGCTGGACCTCGGAGATCGTCAATACCCAGAAGCTGAAGGCCTATGGGCTGACTGACAGCTACGTTAACTTCCGTACCGGCTCTGGCGCGGCGTTGGACGCCGAAGTCAGCTCGTCGATCCGTCGTGGCAAACCGGTGCTGTTCTACTACTGGTCGCCGACGCCACTGCTCGGTCGTTTCAAACTGGTAAAACTCGAAGAACCGCCGTTTGATGCTGAGGCCTGGAAAACCCTGTCCGATGCCAATAACCCCAATCCCAAAGGCTCACGCTCCCTGGACGCGCATTTGGCCATCGGCGTTTCTGCACCGTTCCACGCCAAGTACCCAGACCTCGTCGCGTTCTTTGAAAAAGTCGATCTGCCGATCGATCTGCTCAACAAAACCCTGGGCCAGATGAGCGAAAAACGCTTGGAACCGCATGCCGTTGCACAGTCATTCCTGCGCGACCACCCGGAAGTCTGGACCGCATGGGTCCCGGCTGACGTTGCGACGAAGGTGAAAAGCAGTTTGTAA
- a CDS encoding GNAT family N-acetyltransferase, whose amino-acid sequence MGRTGFQLHTERLLIRELKIEDVPALAAILGDAQVMRHSVGGVMTEKETREFVAGCVFSYQANDFGPWAVIDKATTTFIGFCGLNAEPVEGAEEVEIGYRLSREFWGKGLATEAAMATRDYAFATLGIDSLIAIVEPENIASVNVIEKLGFNTFIHSQYHRRGVKIYRMTRHRWAERVAKVGEAK is encoded by the coding sequence ATGGGCAGGACAGGGTTTCAACTACACACCGAGAGACTGCTAATCCGCGAATTGAAAATCGAGGACGTGCCGGCGCTTGCGGCGATTTTGGGTGATGCGCAGGTCATGCGGCATTCAGTCGGTGGTGTGATGACCGAAAAGGAAACCCGGGAATTCGTCGCCGGTTGCGTGTTTTCCTACCAAGCCAATGACTTCGGGCCATGGGCCGTTATCGATAAAGCGACCACGACCTTTATCGGATTTTGCGGACTGAACGCCGAGCCAGTAGAGGGCGCCGAAGAAGTGGAAATAGGTTATCGCCTGAGCCGCGAATTTTGGGGCAAAGGTTTGGCCACCGAGGCCGCAATGGCCACCCGAGATTATGCCTTCGCAACCTTGGGCATCGATTCGTTGATCGCCATTGTCGAACCTGAAAATATCGCTTCGGTGAATGTCATCGAGAAGCTAGGCTTTAACACGTTCATCCACAGCCAATACCATCGACGCGGCGTGAAGATCTACCGCATGACCCGGCACCGCTGGGCTGAACGAGTTGCCAAGGTCGGGGAGGCAAAATGA
- a CDS encoding nucleoside deaminase, whose protein sequence is MDPFMQAALEEAQLGLAEGGIPIGSVIVHNGQIIGRGHNRRVQEGSAIKHGEMDALENAGRQSAQTYKESVLYTTLSPCAMCSGAILLYGIPKIVVGENQTFMGEEELLRSRGVHVDVVQNHTCVELMREFIANKPQLWNEDIGE, encoded by the coding sequence ATGGACCCATTCATGCAGGCGGCCCTCGAGGAGGCTCAATTAGGGCTGGCCGAAGGCGGTATTCCCATTGGTTCGGTCATTGTGCACAACGGCCAGATTATTGGCCGGGGGCATAACCGGCGGGTGCAAGAGGGCAGCGCGATCAAACACGGCGAAATGGATGCGTTGGAAAACGCGGGTCGTCAGTCGGCGCAAACCTACAAAGAGTCGGTGCTGTACACCACGCTGTCGCCTTGTGCGATGTGCAGCGGTGCCATCCTTCTGTACGGGATTCCGAAGATCGTGGTGGGTGAAAATCAAACGTTCATGGGCGAAGAGGAACTGCTGCGCTCAAGGGGGGTGCACGTCGACGTGGTGCAGAATCACACCTGCGTCGAGCTGATGCGCGAGTTTATCGCCAACAAACCGCAGCTATGGAACGAAGACATCGGCGAATAG
- a CDS encoding methyl-accepting chemotaxis protein, protein MIHLRRTVFLEASYNPLFGAKGRLYKVIKFASDITQQVTVQQSAAKTAHDTSVQTDASAQKGSAVVQQTVQVIEEISNDLNEAARSLDAVNKQSEIIGSIVQTIRGIADQTNLLALNAAIEAACAGEHGRGFAVVADEVRSLAARTSKATLEIVDVVRQNNELARSAVASMQSSLSRTEVGVGLANEAGQVILEIQQGSRHVVDAISQFNSTLQLN, encoded by the coding sequence GTGATCCACCTGCGCCGGACGGTATTTCTGGAAGCTTCATATAACCCGTTGTTCGGTGCCAAGGGTCGGCTATATAAAGTCATCAAGTTTGCCAGTGATATTACCCAGCAAGTCACCGTGCAACAGTCTGCCGCAAAAACTGCTCACGACACCTCGGTGCAAACTGATGCCAGCGCACAGAAAGGCTCGGCGGTGGTGCAGCAGACGGTGCAGGTCATTGAGGAAATATCAAACGATCTTAATGAAGCCGCGCGCAGCCTGGACGCGGTGAACAAGCAATCTGAGATCATCGGCAGCATCGTGCAAACCATTCGTGGAATCGCCGATCAGACCAACTTGCTGGCGCTGAATGCGGCCATCGAGGCGGCCTGCGCCGGGGAACATGGCCGAGGCTTCGCCGTGGTGGCCGACGAAGTTCGCAGCCTCGCCGCACGGACCAGTAAGGCCACACTGGAGATTGTCGACGTCGTGCGACAGAACAATGAGCTGGCCCGCAGCGCTGTAGCCAGCATGCAATCCAGCCTGAGCAGAACCGAGGTAGGCGTTGGGCTGGCCAACGAGGCTGGCCAGGTGATTCTGGAGATTCAACAAGGCTCGCGCCACGTCGTGGACGCCATCAGCCAGTTCAACTCAACCTTGCAGCTGAACTGA